A genome region from Bacteroidota bacterium includes the following:
- a CDS encoding ABC transporter ATP-binding protein produces MIEILRLSRRYGDTLAVEDLSLRIETGEIFALLGPNGAGKSTTVKVLTGLIRPSTGLVRVAGFDVVENPIEVKSRTGYVPENAVLYESLTADEYLDLIGELRHMEKERLHARRDELFALFDLQSEDRKKLLSEFSKGMKQKVLLIAALAHNPEVLILDEPLSGLDASAALIFKEVLRRYAHEGNKTIFFSSHVLDVVERLCDRIAIISKGRLIAIGTAPELLEQAGEPSLERAFNRLTGGADIERSTEDVLRALQE; encoded by the coding sequence ATGATCGAAATCCTTCGTCTCAGTAGGCGTTACGGCGACACTCTTGCCGTAGAGGACTTGTCGCTTCGGATCGAGACGGGCGAGATCTTTGCGCTGCTCGGACCGAATGGCGCAGGAAAATCGACGACGGTGAAGGTCTTGACGGGCCTGATCCGACCCTCGACCGGACTGGTCCGCGTTGCTGGCTTTGATGTCGTCGAGAATCCCATCGAAGTAAAATCGCGCACCGGGTATGTGCCCGAGAATGCTGTACTTTATGAGAGCCTCACGGCCGATGAGTATCTCGATCTCATCGGTGAACTTCGACACATGGAGAAGGAACGGCTTCATGCTCGCCGGGATGAGTTGTTCGCACTCTTCGATCTGCAATCGGAAGACCGAAAGAAACTACTCTCGGAATTCTCCAAAGGGATGAAGCAGAAAGTCCTGCTAATCGCTGCGCTCGCACATAATCCGGAAGTGTTGATTCTCGATGAGCCGCTTTCAGGCCTGGATGCCAGTGCCGCGCTGATTTTCAAGGAAGTGCTTCGCCGCTACGCGCACGAAGGCAATAAGACAATCTTCTTCTCCTCGCATGTTCTCGATGTGGTCGAGCGGCTCTGCGATCGTATCGCGATCATCAGCAAAGGGCGTCTCATCGCAATTGGTACCGCGCCGGAATTGCTCGAACAAGCCGGGGAGCCTTCGCTCGAACGTGCATTCAATCGGCTTACCGGCGGCGCGGACATCGAGCGCTCGACCGAAGATGTCTTGCGCGCGTTGCAGGAATGA
- a CDS encoding class I adenylate-forming enzyme family protein: MTARIAHARSIDNPDPGKIDYQNIGELLFRQARYYDTKPYLIFYDLAGNRTQLGYKDFFALVSQCANVMHAHGIRRGDRVATISHNHSDTVLQYFAAWLMGVCVVPVSLSEDDHRIRYILENSQAKLAFLRSDYSERILPILASVPTVASVLLCGVDVPGSFEDSVDQASPFYTSQEAVTISDEALIVYTSGTTGNPKGVVLTQYNLLCDARGITEWHAMTNSQRMMCVLPIHHVNGTVVTLVTPMYFGGTVILNQKFQSEHFFERIVNERVNVVSVVPTLLAFLLEYSRTNGTHRLDKSNESNESALSTLHSPLSTLRHIICGAGPLTVELAQEFEETFGISIVHGYGLSETTCYSCFLPIDLTPEQHRHWMRDFGFPAIGVAIPQNNMMIADERGHELPAGEKGEIAIRGVNVMKYYYENADANEKTFNYGWFRSGDEGFYQLDDQTRKFFFITGRLKELIIRGGVNISPLEIDEVLARCPGVKAAIAVGFENDFYGEEVGAYVQPNEGASLNADDVIAFCRTELPHAKAPKVIVFGSDIPVTSTGKYQRNKCKPLFREWKTAQFRKG; this comes from the coding sequence TTGACCGCCAGAATTGCGCACGCCCGTTCGATTGATAATCCGGATCCGGGCAAGATCGATTATCAGAATATTGGGGAATTGCTGTTCCGGCAAGCGCGGTATTATGACACAAAACCGTATTTGATCTTCTATGATCTGGCCGGCAACCGAACGCAATTGGGATATAAGGATTTCTTCGCGCTTGTCTCGCAATGCGCCAATGTCATGCATGCGCACGGCATCCGGCGAGGGGATCGGGTTGCAACGATCAGCCACAATCATTCGGATACCGTTCTCCAGTATTTTGCCGCGTGGCTTATGGGAGTCTGTGTCGTCCCGGTCAGTCTTTCAGAGGACGACCACCGCATCCGGTATATCCTTGAGAATAGTCAGGCGAAGCTTGCCTTTTTGAGATCGGACTACTCCGAGCGTATCCTGCCGATTCTCGCGTCGGTCCCCACTGTTGCCTCTGTCCTGCTGTGTGGAGTGGATGTTCCGGGAAGCTTCGAGGACTCGGTCGATCAGGCATCTCCGTTCTATACCAGCCAGGAAGCGGTCACGATCAGCGACGAGGCTCTCATCGTCTATACCAGTGGCACGACGGGCAACCCCAAAGGAGTCGTGCTTACGCAATACAACTTGCTCTGCGATGCCCGGGGCATTACCGAGTGGCACGCGATGACGAATTCTCAGCGGATGATGTGTGTATTGCCGATCCATCATGTCAATGGCACGGTCGTAACGCTCGTCACCCCAATGTACTTTGGTGGCACCGTCATACTCAACCAGAAATTTCAGTCCGAGCATTTCTTCGAACGAATCGTAAACGAGCGGGTGAATGTGGTAAGCGTTGTGCCTACCTTGCTGGCCTTCTTGCTGGAATATAGTAGGACTAACGGGACTCATCGTTTGGATAAGAGCAATGAGAGCAACGAGTCCGCTCTCTCCACTCTCCACTCTCCACTCTCCACTCTCAGGCATATCATCTGCGGCGCCGGCCCGCTCACAGTCGAGTTAGCGCAGGAATTCGAAGAGACGTTCGGCATTTCCATCGTGCACGGCTATGGCCTGAGCGAAACCACCTGTTACTCGTGCTTCTTGCCAATCGATCTCACGCCGGAACAACATCGTCACTGGATGCGCGATTTCGGATTTCCGGCCATCGGTGTGGCGATACCCCAGAACAATATGATGATCGCGGACGAGCGGGGACACGAACTCCCGGCAGGCGAGAAAGGCGAGATCGCCATTCGCGGCGTCAACGTGATGAAGTACTACTACGAAAATGCTGACGCCAATGAGAAGACGTTCAACTATGGTTGGTTTCGGTCGGGTGATGAAGGCTTTTATCAGCTCGACGATCAGACGCGCAAGTTCTTCTTTATCACGGGACGATTGAAGGAACTGATCATTCGCGGCGGCGTCAACATTTCACCGCTCGAGATCGATGAAGTGCTCGCTCGGTGTCCCGGTGTGAAGGCTGCGATTGCCGTTGGGTTCGAGAATGATTTTTATGGCGAAGAGGTCGGTGCCTATGTGCAGCCGAATGAGGGTGCGTCCCTTAATGCCGATGATGTCATCGCGTTTTGTCGCACCGAACTCCCACATGCAAAAGCGCCAAAGGTGATTGTCTTTGGCAGCGATATTCCCGTCACGAGCACCGGCAAATACCAGAGGAACAAGTGCAAGCCGCTCTTTCGGGAGTGGAAAACGGCACAGTTTCGGAAAGGCTAA
- a CDS encoding YdcF family protein produces MLGLVLLEQIRAYIVLTQARYSGQGLATEYFRLNTTSDLLSLGFAILIVALTCWGMLFPRRIGEGRTLTLALFSTVMLWLDYGVRRSEASDFSPEAAVALLLSMCLLLAVLLTHSRPQLSVWAKSFRILRNTGVILLLFVLFAFGYAFVFPTYSGTQEIIGFNADAGVVLGAAVWRGHGLGDRPSPALQERLDVGYDLLVRRAVPRLVLTGASAPGELAEAEVARQDLLKRGIDASQIIMETTSHTTLEQVRYMREELQGKQNWSRFVLISDQYHLARVSEMCRFNRLSTIACPSRIRQSFLDLLYYRLRESVALMEYWLLGR; encoded by the coding sequence TTGCTCGGCTTAGTCTTGCTCGAGCAAATCCGCGCATACATCGTTCTGACTCAGGCGCGCTATTCCGGCCAGGGTCTCGCGACGGAGTATTTTCGACTCAACACGACCAGTGACTTGCTTTCCCTGGGCTTTGCGATCCTCATTGTTGCACTGACCTGTTGGGGCATGCTGTTCCCACGACGAATCGGGGAAGGTCGTACGCTGACACTTGCGCTGTTTTCGACCGTGATGCTCTGGCTCGACTATGGCGTCCGCAGAAGCGAGGCCAGCGACTTTTCGCCTGAGGCCGCAGTGGCACTGTTACTCTCCATGTGTCTCTTACTGGCCGTTCTACTGACGCACTCCAGACCGCAGCTTTCCGTTTGGGCAAAGTCCTTTCGGATATTGCGCAACACGGGAGTGATCCTGCTGTTATTCGTCCTATTCGCGTTTGGATATGCCTTTGTGTTCCCGACCTATTCGGGTACGCAAGAGATTATCGGGTTCAATGCCGATGCCGGTGTGGTCCTCGGTGCGGCGGTGTGGCGTGGACATGGGTTAGGTGACCGGCCAAGTCCAGCGCTTCAGGAGCGCCTCGACGTTGGATATGATCTTCTGGTCCGGCGGGCCGTGCCACGGTTGGTCCTGACCGGAGCGAGTGCGCCCGGCGAGTTAGCCGAGGCAGAGGTTGCCCGGCAAGATCTTCTGAAGCGTGGAATCGATGCCTCGCAAATCATCATGGAGACGACATCGCATACAACTCTGGAGCAGGTCCGCTATATGCGCGAAGAGTTGCAGGGAAAGCAAAACTGGTCGCGTTTTGTCCTCATCAGCGATCAGTATCATCTTGCGCGCGTGAGTGAAATGTGCCGGTTCAATCGGCTGAGCACAATTGCCTGCCCATCACGGATTCGACAATCATTTCTGGACCTCCTCTATTATCGTCTTCGGGAGAGCGTTGCGCTCATGGAGTATTGGCTCCTGGGGAGATAG
- a CDS encoding nitronate monooxygenase has protein sequence MNTAGTHPPIIQGGMGVAISGWRLARAVSRQGQLGVVSGTVLNVVFAQRLQDGDIGGHLRRALAKFPVPAIAERILKQHFNKQRSTGRRAVHSVPMFTLAAGAELLALTIAANFCEVYLAKEGHTGVVGINLLEKVQLPNLASLYGAMLADVDYVLMGAGIPREIPGILDRLANHETTTMRIQVDGAASSDEETRMSLDPKAVLGMTLPPLRRPNFLAIVSSDVLAQMLVQKANGRIDGFVIENALAGGHNAPPRGPLRLTESGEPVYGPRDAANLEKFRELGLPFWLAGDYGTPTALQEALAAGATGVQIGTPFAFCEESGLEETLKRQTLEQVANGNAQVFTDPAASPTGFPFKIVQLEETLSDNELYGERPRLCQLGFLRSTYKRPDGTIGYRCPGEPVNSYVKKGGKAEDTVGRKCLCNALMANVGLAQEQLSGYVEQGLVTAGDSLHRVGHFLQNGERSYTAAEVIEYLFSDTKANHVIHAPAVMAAG, from the coding sequence TTGAATACCGCAGGGACTCACCCTCCGATCATCCAAGGCGGGATGGGCGTGGCTATTTCTGGTTGGCGCCTGGCTCGCGCTGTTTCGCGGCAGGGGCAGCTCGGCGTCGTGTCCGGAACGGTGCTGAACGTCGTCTTCGCTCAGCGGCTCCAGGATGGTGATATCGGTGGTCATTTGCGTCGCGCGTTGGCCAAGTTTCCTGTCCCCGCCATTGCGGAGCGCATCCTTAAGCAGCATTTCAACAAGCAGCGTTCCACGGGACGCCGTGCCGTCCACAGCGTCCCGATGTTCACGCTCGCCGCTGGGGCGGAGTTGCTCGCGCTCACGATCGCCGCGAATTTTTGCGAGGTGTATCTTGCCAAGGAAGGCCACACCGGCGTCGTAGGCATTAACCTGTTGGAGAAAGTCCAACTCCCAAATCTGGCGTCGCTTTATGGTGCCATGCTTGCGGATGTGGACTATGTGCTCATGGGCGCCGGCATCCCGCGCGAAATTCCCGGAATTCTGGATCGCCTCGCCAATCACGAGACGACTACCATGCGCATCCAGGTAGATGGCGCCGCCTCCTCCGACGAGGAAACGCGAATGTCGCTCGATCCGAAAGCCGTGCTTGGGATGACATTGCCTCCGCTACGTCGTCCAAACTTCCTGGCCATTGTTTCATCCGACGTTCTTGCACAGATGCTCGTGCAAAAAGCCAACGGCCGCATCGATGGCTTCGTGATCGAGAACGCGCTTGCCGGCGGGCACAATGCGCCGCCCCGTGGCCCATTGCGTCTGACCGAATCGGGCGAGCCAGTTTATGGGCCGCGCGATGCCGCCAATCTGGAGAAATTCCGGGAGTTGGGTCTTCCTTTTTGGCTCGCCGGAGATTATGGAACGCCGACTGCACTGCAGGAAGCACTGGCTGCCGGTGCCACCGGCGTTCAAATCGGAACCCCATTCGCGTTTTGCGAAGAGTCCGGCCTGGAGGAAACGCTCAAGCGGCAGACGCTCGAGCAGGTCGCAAATGGTAACGCGCAAGTCTTTACCGATCCGGCGGCATCACCGACCGGTTTTCCGTTCAAGATTGTCCAACTCGAAGAGACGCTTTCGGATAACGAACTTTACGGTGAACGTCCGCGCCTTTGCCAACTTGGGTTTTTACGATCGACCTACAAACGCCCCGATGGGACTATTGGATACCGTTGTCCCGGCGAACCGGTCAATAGTTACGTGAAGAAGGGTGGCAAGGCCGAGGATACTGTCGGACGAAAATGTCTTTGCAATGCACTCATGGCGAATGTTGGTCTGGCGCAAGAGCAACTATCGGGTTATGTGGAGCAGGGTCTTGTTACCGCCGGTGATTCTTTGCACCGCGTTGGGCATTTTCTGCAAAATGGCGAGCGAAGTTATACCGCAGCCGAGGTGATCGAGTATCTGTTTTCGGATACCAAGGCGAACCATGTCATACATGCCCCTGCCGTGATGGCAGCAGGTTAG
- the tnpA gene encoding IS200/IS605 family transposase, translated as MHRKEVLPRCHNHIHLSSSSLFVHLIFSTKYREPLIKPEWKDRLYGYIGGILRDQHHTLIAAGGMEDHIHLQALITREAALKDILRLIKTNSSKWVYDELHQKFEWQRGYCAISVSPSATHSVERYIHNQESHHRKQKYEDEVVGILDACGIEYDLRWLFE; from the coding sequence TTGCATCGAAAGGAGGTCCTCCCACGATGCCACAATCATATTCATCTCTCTTCTTCATCTCTCTTCGTTCATCTGATTTTTAGCACGAAGTATCGCGAGCCGCTTATCAAGCCCGAGTGGAAGGACCGGCTCTACGGCTACATCGGTGGGATTCTTCGCGATCAGCATCATACACTCATCGCGGCGGGCGGCATGGAGGACCACATTCATTTGCAAGCCCTCATCACACGCGAGGCGGCGCTGAAAGACATCCTCCGCCTGATTAAGACGAATTCCTCGAAGTGGGTTTACGACGAGTTGCACCAGAAGTTCGAGTGGCAGCGCGGATATTGCGCGATTAGCGTCAGCCCGTCCGCAACGCACTCGGTCGAGCGATACATCCACAATCAGGAATCGCACCACCGAAAGCAGAAGTATGAGGATGAGGTCGTGGGCATTTTGGATGCATGCGGCATCGAGTATGACTTGCGGTGGTTGTTTGAGTGA
- the rpsA gene encoding 30S ribosomal protein S1, whose product MTDINEQISPVAADATTDTISATLEAPVTNGHHHPETELAEIAEPAAPATAQIAPDVTPAAVIPATTEAKERKKLRPTTSSTIRSNQGGGRDRGNLTIIDPNIKLGGGYSKEEHAELEKLYGGALSPLKDGEIIKGRVVAITDGEVTIDIGFKSEGVISKSEFNLSPDLATGDEVEVFLESIEDKEGRLVLSRKQAEFTRTWQRIIEAQKTGEILQAKCMRRIKGGMVVDVLGVEAFLPGSQIDVKPVRDFDAFLGKTLDVRVVKINFPNENVVVSHKVLLEEHLLDQRKEIVEKLERGQVLEGTVKAIADFGAFVDLGGIDGLVHITDLTWGRVQHPSEVVKLDQVVTVVVLDYDENKRRISLGMKQLTPHPWAEIEQRYAVGQRVKGKVVSMTDYGAFIELEKGIEGLIHVSEMSWTQHVKHPSSLLTLGAETEAIILNIDQDSKKISLGLKQLEPDPWTLFLEKYPMGSKHHGIVRNITQFGAFVELEPGVDGLVHISDLSWTKKVRHPGEVLKKGQEIDVMILGIDLENRRISLGHKQVLDNPWENLETIYGEGKDVEGKIERIIEKGVIVELQDPSGLGIDGFVPISQLAFFPIKTISDSFHIDDTLSLRVIEFDAENHKIVLSATEWLKSQDRQALEEFNAKHPIPKETLEEMQKRREEPADGKPRRGRKKTTPAEGTGEVDLAKLVEQAPSPKELGHFDLPEEMMEPAPPAPGEVVPEPTDEVEG is encoded by the coding sequence ATGACAGACATTAACGAACAAATTTCGCCGGTAGCGGCGGATGCTACCACTGACACAATCAGTGCCACTCTCGAGGCACCAGTTACTAACGGTCACCATCATCCGGAGACAGAACTCGCGGAGATTGCAGAACCTGCCGCACCAGCCACAGCACAGATCGCTCCGGATGTGACGCCGGCGGCTGTGATTCCGGCAACAACTGAAGCAAAAGAGCGCAAGAAACTGCGGCCCACGACCTCCTCTACGATACGATCGAACCAGGGTGGTGGACGCGATCGCGGCAATCTGACGATCATCGATCCCAACATTAAGCTCGGCGGTGGATACTCCAAGGAAGAGCACGCCGAACTCGAAAAATTGTATGGCGGTGCGCTTTCACCGCTCAAAGATGGCGAGATCATCAAGGGTCGCGTCGTTGCCATCACGGATGGAGAAGTCACGATCGATATCGGCTTCAAGTCCGAAGGCGTGATCTCCAAGAGTGAGTTCAATCTTTCACCGGACCTCGCGACCGGCGATGAAGTCGAAGTATTTTTAGAGTCGATCGAGGATAAGGAAGGCCGCCTCGTGCTTTCGCGCAAGCAAGCGGAGTTTACCCGCACATGGCAGCGCATCATTGAAGCACAAAAGACCGGCGAAATCCTGCAGGCCAAGTGCATGCGCCGTATCAAAGGCGGTATGGTCGTGGATGTTCTCGGCGTCGAGGCATTCCTTCCAGGCAGCCAGATCGATGTCAAGCCGGTGCGCGATTTCGATGCGTTCCTCGGCAAGACACTCGATGTTCGCGTTGTGAAGATCAACTTCCCGAACGAGAATGTCGTCGTCAGTCACAAGGTCTTGCTCGAAGAGCATTTGCTCGATCAGCGCAAGGAAATCGTCGAGAAGCTCGAACGCGGACAGGTGCTCGAAGGCACGGTCAAGGCGATCGCGGATTTCGGTGCGTTCGTCGATCTTGGTGGTATCGATGGTCTCGTACATATCACGGACCTCACGTGGGGCCGCGTGCAGCATCCATCCGAAGTGGTCAAGCTCGATCAGGTCGTTACCGTGGTCGTGCTCGATTACGACGAGAACAAGCGCCGGATTTCGCTCGGCATGAAGCAGCTCACCCCGCATCCGTGGGCCGAGATCGAACAGCGCTATGCCGTTGGCCAGCGCGTCAAGGGCAAGGTCGTTTCGATGACGGACTACGGTGCGTTTATCGAACTCGAAAAGGGTATCGAGGGCCTCATCCACGTCAGCGAAATGTCGTGGACGCAGCATGTGAAGCATCCATCATCGCTGCTCACGTTGGGCGCCGAGACAGAAGCAATCATCCTCAACATCGATCAGGATTCGAAGAAGATTTCGCTTGGACTCAAGCAGCTCGAGCCCGATCCCTGGACCCTCTTCCTCGAGAAGTATCCGATGGGATCGAAGCATCATGGCATCGTCCGCAACATCACACAGTTCGGCGCCTTTGTCGAACTCGAGCCGGGTGTCGATGGTCTGGTCCATATCAGCGATCTGTCGTGGACGAAGAAAGTTCGTCATCCAGGTGAAGTCCTGAAGAAGGGCCAGGAAATCGACGTGATGATCCTCGGGATCGATCTCGAGAATCGTCGTATCTCGCTTGGTCACAAGCAGGTGCTCGATAATCCGTGGGAGAATCTCGAGACGATCTACGGTGAAGGCAAGGATGTCGAAGGAAAGATCGAGCGCATTATCGAGAAGGGCGTTATCGTCGAGTTGCAAGACCCGTCGGGACTGGGCATCGATGGCTTCGTGCCAATTTCGCAGCTTGCATTCTTCCCGATCAAAACGATTTCGGATTCTTTCCACATCGATGACACACTGAGCCTGCGCGTCATCGAGTTCGATGCAGAGAACCACAAGATCGTGCTATCGGCAACCGAGTGGCTTAAGTCGCAGGACCGCCAGGCACTCGAAGAGTTCAACGCGAAGCATCCGATTCCGAAGGAGACGTTGGAAGAGATGCAGAAGCGCCGCGAAGAGCCCGCCGATGGCAAGCCACGTCGTGGCCGCAAGAAGACCACACCGGCCGAAGGCACTGGCGAAGTCGATCTCGCGAAACTCGTCGAGCAAGCACCATCACCGAAGGAGCTCGGTCACTTCGATCTCCCCGAGGAAATGATGGAGCCCGCGCCACCCGCGCCGGGTGAAGTCGTGCCAGAGCCGACAGACGAAGTCGAAGGATAA
- a CDS encoding T9SS type A sorting domain-containing protein codes for MKSFSCPSIGSITACLFLLLAPIAFPIIASAQTSIIAIVDTTFAQAMGGKVETALGAYDDEATDFYVYFGSKITVCGKVGTADPALERFGVIRLNPEGTFDSTFGTNGRAVLSWGPSDYPNRIYMQPDMTVLAAGVSGLTDLAGDQVPALFKIKSNGEPDSSFGTNGRAVLRHDAASRGEFRNLFPAGNAFIACGSITANSANGSTGFYAVRFGPAGSPDSAFGTNGMGFLPSNVHSVSGFLSKNATVIFTGVLETGGKSVIALGRLTASGQPDSSFGVNGVKNTGIVLTADTEIVSAIQQNFDLLVAAPLQGASQTRPFTLVRFTSDGAIDSSYGTYGLSTIPIAPYATARGINIANNGKTVVNGSVGRTIEQSATARIDLEGVPDPTFNRTGMAVIDLDHGLYSNYLIQFVGIGGKHYMGFGGTRQNGKLNFMVARFKDDTVRSDVRIAQPVRGSFQCYPNPASNEVTITAASGSIQGLSVLLNALGRSIVSSESPRVSLDPGARSLDVSDLPNGLYYCIIESSGIRSMQKFIVAH; via the coding sequence GTGAAATCTTTCTCTTGCCCGTCAATCGGCAGCATTACTGCATGCCTCTTCCTGCTGCTTGCTCCAATAGCGTTTCCCATAATCGCTTCGGCGCAAACCTCGATCATTGCGATCGTTGACACCACCTTCGCTCAGGCAATGGGTGGAAAAGTCGAGACCGCGCTTGGCGCATACGATGATGAAGCAACCGACTTCTACGTCTATTTTGGAAGCAAGATCACAGTTTGCGGTAAAGTCGGAACTGCGGACCCAGCACTCGAGAGATTTGGAGTGATTCGTTTGAATCCAGAAGGCACATTCGATTCGACCTTTGGCACAAATGGTCGCGCTGTTCTCTCGTGGGGCCCATCCGACTACCCTAATCGCATCTACATGCAGCCAGACATGACGGTACTCGCCGCGGGCGTGAGCGGCCTGACGGATCTTGCCGGCGACCAGGTCCCTGCACTCTTCAAAATTAAGTCGAACGGAGAGCCCGATTCAAGCTTTGGTACCAACGGGCGCGCCGTTCTCCGACACGATGCGGCATCGCGCGGTGAATTCAGAAATTTATTCCCGGCTGGCAACGCCTTCATCGCCTGCGGTAGCATCACTGCCAATAGCGCGAACGGTTCAACCGGGTTCTATGCGGTTCGCTTCGGTCCGGCCGGATCGCCCGACTCCGCGTTCGGCACGAACGGTATGGGCTTTCTTCCGTCGAACGTCCATTCCGTGAGCGGCTTTCTTTCGAAGAATGCGACTGTCATCTTTACAGGCGTCTTGGAGACCGGAGGGAAATCCGTGATCGCTCTCGGACGCCTGACGGCATCCGGGCAACCGGATTCATCGTTTGGCGTGAACGGGGTCAAGAACACGGGGATCGTCTTGACCGCAGACACAGAGATTGTCTCGGCGATTCAACAAAACTTCGATCTCCTGGTTGCCGCGCCACTACAAGGTGCCTCGCAGACACGACCGTTCACGCTGGTTCGCTTTACTTCCGATGGAGCGATCGATAGCTCCTACGGAACGTACGGCCTCTCAACAATTCCGATCGCTCCGTATGCGACGGCTCGAGGCATTAACATCGCGAACAACGGCAAGACGGTCGTCAACGGCAGTGTCGGAAGGACGATCGAACAGTCCGCGACCGCTCGTATCGATCTCGAGGGCGTTCCCGATCCGACCTTCAACCGCACGGGTATGGCCGTGATCGATTTGGATCACGGTCTATATTCGAATTACTTGATTCAGTTCGTCGGTATCGGCGGAAAACATTACATGGGCTTTGGCGGCACAAGGCAAAATGGCAAATTAAATTTTATGGTCGCCCGTTTCAAGGACGATACTGTCCGCAGTGACGTTCGAATCGCTCAGCCGGTTCGAGGTTCGTTCCAGTGCTATCCGAATCCTGCTTCGAACGAGGTAACCATTACCGCGGCAAGCGGGTCAATTCAGGGACTCTCTGTTCTCCTCAATGCGCTCGGCAGATCGATCGTATCGAGCGAAAGTCCGCGCGTTTCTCTTGACCCTGGGGCGCGATCGCTCGACGTATCCGACCTTCCAAATGGATTGTATTACTGCATCATCGAATCTTCGGGAATCCGGTCGATGCAGAAGTTCATCGTCGCACATTAA